In the Gemmatimonadaceae bacterium genome, one interval contains:
- a CDS encoding four helix bundle protein, with amino-acid sequence MAGGLRDLKVWQEAVGLAADVIRAVRHGNRREIKVVAESVMLTALALAEHVAEGYGRYTAPEQRQLYRAARRDLLRLETQLAIARQADILSAAHLAQLSNRAQLVARLLGGYLVYLDRQLNGAAQTSRDSSHVPG; translated from the coding sequence ATGGCGGGCGGACTCCGGGACCTCAAAGTGTGGCAGGAGGCGGTGGGACTCGCCGCCGACGTGATCCGCGCCGTGCGCCACGGCAACCGCCGCGAGATCAAGGTGGTGGCCGAGTCGGTGATGCTCACCGCGCTCGCCCTGGCCGAGCACGTGGCCGAGGGGTACGGGCGCTACACCGCCCCCGAGCAGCGCCAGCTCTACCGGGCGGCGCGACGCGACCTGCTGCGCCTCGAAACCCAGCTCGCCATCGCCCGCCAGGCCGACATCCTGTCGGCGGCGCACCTGGCCCAGCTCTCCAACCGGGCGCAGTTGGTGGCCCGGCTCCTGGGCGGCTACCTGGTGTATCTCGACCGCCAGCTCAACGGCGCCGCGCAGACTAGCCGCGACTCCTCGCATGTCCCCGGTTGA
- a CDS encoding helix-turn-helix domain-containing protein: protein MLEHPAPAPLPPTILVYAPRERTRAMARETFPRRRWRLVVRRDVDDFARAFREELIDAAIVDLGAAQEENWRAAGFAREFPSVPFFALTTLRASDGPTLAQCAALEFADVLVEDVDEDAIRELVLRQSYTTRFARALATPPASLGLATTLQLNAWQFVVQHAGRPVRTAELASALNVTREHLSRTFSADGAPNLKRVIDLVRLTAAAELSKNPGYDVRDVARVLGFASSSHLSSTAQRIAGTRPASLARLRAVDLIERFNRGHARSRG, encoded by the coding sequence ATGCTCGAGCACCCCGCGCCGGCGCCGTTGCCCCCCACGATCCTGGTCTATGCCCCGCGGGAGCGCACCCGCGCCATGGCGCGCGAGACCTTTCCGCGCCGCCGCTGGCGGCTGGTGGTGCGGCGCGACGTGGACGACTTCGCGCGCGCCTTCCGCGAGGAGCTCATCGACGCCGCGATCGTGGACCTGGGCGCCGCGCAGGAGGAGAACTGGCGCGCCGCCGGCTTCGCCCGCGAATTCCCCAGCGTCCCGTTCTTCGCCCTCACCACGCTGCGCGCGTCGGACGGACCGACGCTCGCCCAGTGCGCCGCCCTCGAATTCGCCGACGTTCTGGTGGAGGACGTGGATGAGGACGCGATCCGCGAACTCGTGCTGCGCCAATCGTACACGACGCGATTCGCGCGCGCCCTGGCCACGCCTCCGGCATCCCTCGGGCTCGCCACCACGCTCCAGCTGAACGCCTGGCAGTTCGTGGTGCAGCACGCGGGCCGGCCGGTGCGCACCGCCGAGCTGGCCAGCGCGCTGAACGTGACCCGGGAGCACCTGAGCCGCACCTTTTCCGCCGACGGCGCTCCCAACCTCAAGCGGGTGATCGACCTCGTGCGCCTGACCGCGGCCGCCGAGCTCTCCAAGAATCCAGGGTACGACGTGCGCGACGTGGCCCGCGTGCTGGGATTCGCCTCGTCGTCGCACCTGTCGAGCACCGCTCAGCGCATCGCCGGCACCAGGCCGGCGTCGCTGGCGCGCCTGCGCGCCGTGGATCTGATCGAGCGCTTCAACCGGGGACATGCGAGGAGTCGCGGCTAG